A stretch of the Nothobranchius furzeri strain GRZ-AD chromosome 5, NfurGRZ-RIMD1, whole genome shotgun sequence genome encodes the following:
- the LOC107373380 gene encoding L-rhamnose-binding lectin SML-like gives MVSGLLFLLLLGNMFSEVWSINHLIICENSVVQLKCGRGKKIHVRSADYGRHDSTTCSAGRPPSQLQNVSCSTLSSVVAHNCNRHRSCSITASNSVFGDPCPGTYKYLDVAYSCR, from the exons ATGGTGTCGGGTCTTCTCTTCCTGTTGCTCCTCGGAAAC ATGTTTTCTGAAGTGTGGTCAATAA ATCATCTCATCATATGTGAGAATTCAGTGGTCCAGCTGAAATGTG GTCGAGGAAAGAAGATTCATGTGAGATCTGCTGACTATGGACGTCATGATTCCACCACCTGCTCCGCCGGACGTCCTCCATCTCAGCTCCAAAATGTTTCTTGCTCCACTCTCAGCAGTGTTGTTGCACACAA CTGTAACAGGCATCGCAGCTGTAGCATCACAGCCAGTAACTCTGTGTTTGGAGATCCCTGCCCAGGAACTTACAAGTACCTGGACGTAGCCTACAGCTGTCGCT AG